The Mycolicibacterium duvalii DNA window CGACTCCGGTGTGCCACGCGAGAACATCCACCTCGAGGTCTTCCAATCCCTGGAAGGCGATCCGTTCACCGCGCCGGCCACCGACGCCGGCCCCGACGACGGGGAGGCCGCCGACGCCGAGGTGCTCATCGACGGCGAGCGGCACCATCTGCGGTGGCCGGTCGACCGCAACCTCGTGGACACCATGCTTGCCGCCGGCATCGAGGTGCCGTATTCCTGCCGCGAGGGCAACTGCGGCTCGTGCGCGGCGACCGTCGTCGAGGGCGAGGTTGACCCGGGCAACGCGGCGATCCTGGAAGCCGACGACATCGCCGAAGGCCTCATCCTGGCCTGTCAGGCCCGACCGCGATCGGACTCGGTGACCGTCGAGTTCTGACTTCCGCTCAACGGGAAAACGGCACCGGGCCACGCCGCGACACGGCACGATCAGACTTATGACACGACGGGTGATCGATCACATCGCCGAACTGGCCGACCAGCTGCGCGGGCAGGCCGAGGAGGCCGAGAAGATCGGCAAGCTGACCGACGACACGGTCAAGACGATGAAGCGGATCGGCTCGATCCGGCTGCTGCAACCCAAAGCGCACGGCGGTCTGGAGGTGCATCCGCGGGAGTTCGCCGAGACTGTGATGGCCACCGCCGCGCTGGACCCGTCGGCCGGCTGGATCAACGGCGTGGTCGGGGTGCACCCGTACCAGCTCGCCTACGCCGATCCGCGGGTCGGCCAGGAGATCTGGGCCGACGACGTCGACACCTGGGTGGCCTCGCCGTACGCGCCGCAGGGCGTCGCGGTGCCCACCGACGGCGGCTACATCTTCACCGGCCGCTGGCAGTTCAGCTCCGGCACCGATCACTGCGACTGGATCATCCTCGGCGCGATGGTCGGCGATTCCGACGGCAAGCCGTTGATGCCGCCCCGGATGTTGCACATGATCCTGCCGCGCAAGGATTACGAGATCGTCGAGGACTCCTGGGACGTCGTCGGGTTGCGCGGTACCGGCTCCAAGGACGTGATCGTCGACGGGGCTTTCGTCCCCGACTATCGGACCATGGACGGCATGAAAGTGATGGACGGTTCGGCGCAACTCGAGGCCGGCATGACCGAACCGCTGTACCTGATGCCCTGGTCGACGATGTTCCCGCTGGGCATCTCGTCGGCCACCATCGGCATCGCCGAAGGGGCCCTGGCCGCCGCACTGGACTATCAGCGTCAGCGTGTGAACTCCAGCGGCGTCGCGATCAAGGACGACCCTTATGTGATGTACGCGATCGGCGAGGCGGCCGCGGACATCAACGCCGCACGGCAGGAACTGCTGGCCAACGCCGATCGGGTCTACGACATGGTGGCCGCCGGCCAGGAGGTCACTTTCGAGCAGCGCGCCGCCGGCAGACGCACCCAGGTGCGTGCGGTCTGGCGCGCGGTGTCGGCCGTGGACGAGATCTTCGCGCGCTGCGGCGGCAATGCCGCGCGGATGGACAAGCCGCTGCAGCGGTACTGGCGCGACGTGCACGTCGGACAGGCGCACGCCATTCACGTCCCGGGTACCGTCTACCACGCCTCGGCGCTGAGCTCCCTCGGGGTCGATCCGCAGGGCCCGCTGCGGGCGATGATCTGAGGGTTCCGCGATGAGTCCGATCAAGAGCCTCGGCTATGTCACTGTGCAGGCCACCGATCTGATGCGGTGGCGCCAGTTCGCCTTCGGCGTACTGGGTTTCGCACAGGGCAGCGGGCCCGACCCCGATGCGCTGTACCTGCGGATGGACGAACGTGCCGCCCGCATCATCGTCAACCCTGGTGACGTCGACAAGATCGTCACCGTCGGGTGGGAGGTCCGCGACCACGCCGCCCTCGAAGAGGTCAAACGCGCCCTTGATGCGGCCGGCACCCCCTACGAGCAGTTGTCGTCGGCCGACGCGGACAGCCGCCGGGTCGAGGAGGTCATCGCGTTTCGCGATCCGGCCGGCACGTCGCTGGAGATTTTCCACGGCGCCGTACTCGACCACAGCCCGGTCGTCACCCCGTTCGGCGCGAGGTTCGTCACCGGTGAGCAGGGCCTCGGCCACGTGGTGCTGCCGGCGATGGACGTCCCCGCCATGTTCGAGTTCTACACCGGGGTACTCGGTTTCAGATCTCGCGGCGCGTTCCGCGTGCCGGCGCCGCCGGAGTTCGGGCCGATCCGGGTGCGCTTCCTCGGCATCAACGAACGTCATCACAGCCTGGCCCTGTGCCCGGCCGCCACGTTGCGCGATCCCGGGTTGATCCATCTGATGGTCGAGGTCGACTCGCTCGACGCCGTCGGCCAGGCGCTCGACCGCGTCGCCAAGGACGGCTTCCAGCTGTCGTCCACGCTGGGCCGCCACACCAACGACAAGATGGTGTCGTTCTACGTGCGCGCTCCCGGCGACTGGGACATCGAGTTCGGCACCGACGGTATGCGCGTCGACGAAACCTACTACACCGCGGAGGAGATCACCGCCGACAGCTACTGGGGTCATCAGTGGGTCGACGACCTGCCCGCGGCGATGCGCCCGTGACGGTCGTCCCGGTCCCGGCCGCGCAGATCACCGCATGGGACCACGAGGCCGATGTCGTCATCGCCGGTTTCGGCATCGCCGGTGCTGCGGCCGCCGTGGAAGCCGCGCGCGCCGGAGCCGACGTGCTCGTCCTGGAGCGCACCGGCTCCTGGGGCGGTGCGGCGTCGATGGCCGGAGGTTTCATCTACCTCGGTGGCGGCACCGCCCTC harbors:
- the bphC gene encoding biphenyl-2,3-diol 1,2-dioxygenase: MSPIKSLGYVTVQATDLMRWRQFAFGVLGFAQGSGPDPDALYLRMDERAARIIVNPGDVDKIVTVGWEVRDHAALEEVKRALDAAGTPYEQLSSADADSRRVEEVIAFRDPAGTSLEIFHGAVLDHSPVVTPFGARFVTGEQGLGHVVLPAMDVPAMFEFYTGVLGFRSRGAFRVPAPPEFGPIRVRFLGINERHHSLALCPAATLRDPGLIHLMVEVDSLDAVGQALDRVAKDGFQLSSTLGRHTNDKMVSFYVRAPGDWDIEFGTDGMRVDETYYTAEEITADSYWGHQWVDDLPAAMRP
- a CDS encoding acyl-CoA dehydrogenase family protein, with amino-acid sequence MTRRVIDHIAELADQLRGQAEEAEKIGKLTDDTVKTMKRIGSIRLLQPKAHGGLEVHPREFAETVMATAALDPSAGWINGVVGVHPYQLAYADPRVGQEIWADDVDTWVASPYAPQGVAVPTDGGYIFTGRWQFSSGTDHCDWIILGAMVGDSDGKPLMPPRMLHMILPRKDYEIVEDSWDVVGLRGTGSKDVIVDGAFVPDYRTMDGMKVMDGSAQLEAGMTEPLYLMPWSTMFPLGISSATIGIAEGALAAALDYQRQRVNSSGVAIKDDPYVMYAIGEAAADINAARQELLANADRVYDMVAAGQEVTFEQRAAGRRTQVRAVWRAVSAVDEIFARCGGNAARMDKPLQRYWRDVHVGQAHAIHVPGTVYHASALSSLGVDPQGPLRAMI